The Salvelinus fontinalis isolate EN_2023a chromosome 39, ASM2944872v1, whole genome shotgun sequence genome has a window encoding:
- the LOC129838764 gene encoding angiopoietin-4-like, whose product MWDRIIFCGLVICLICLTEQTQGQKTPLVVQGTDCTQIKTLSPRATSGVYVIQPAGVTSPFKVYCEMLVDGGWTVFQRRTGAEVLFNRKWAVYKQGFGHLRKDHWLGLSKVFALTKGGRGLNSTMRVNLWDFEGGTAFAEYSDFHLGPERGAYKLNVGAYKGNAGDAIRGKYAGIDQNGFGFSTNDKDNDGCSPCIFGDIAENECSFSEGGGGWWYSRCGSASLNGDWHPAGEHIGWASGLHWETWKGPAPYSARASRMMIKSVWKKIITAN is encoded by the exons ATGTGGGATAGGATTATTTTTTGTGGACTGGTGATCTGTCTCATCTGCCTCACTGAACAGACTCAG GGCCAGAAAACACCTTTAGTTGTTCAAG GGACAGATTGCACACAGATCAAAACTCTCTCCCCTCGAGCCACCAGTGGAGTGTATGTCATTCAGCCTGCAGGAGTCACATCCCCCTTTAAG GTGTATTGTGAGATGCTGGTGGACGGAGGCTGGACAGTCTTTCAGAGGCGCACCGGGGCAGAAGTTCTTTTCAACAGGAAGTGGGCAGTGTACAAACAAGGCTTTGGGCATCTACGGA AGGACCACTGGCTGGGTCTGAGTAAGGTGTTTGCTCTAACCAAGGGGGGCCGGGGGCTGAACTCGACTATGCGGGTCAACCTGTGGGACTTTGAAGGGGGCACTGCCTTTGCTGAGTACAGTGACTTCCATCTGGGCCCGGAGAGGGGGGCCTATAAGCTGAACGTTGGAGCCTACAAGGGCAACGCAG gtgatgccaTCCGTGGGAAATACGCCGGCATTGACCAAAATGGCTTTGGCTTCAGCACAAACGACAAGGACAATGACGGCTGCTCACCCTGCATCTTTGGCGACATCGCCGAGAACGAGTGCAGCTTctctgagggaggaggagggtggtggtACAGTCGCTGTGGTTCTGCCAGCCTGAACGGTGACTGGCACCCCGCCGGCGAACACATCGGCTGGGCCTCCGGCCTCCACTGGGAGACCTGGAAAGGACCTGCCCCATACTCGGCCCGAGCCAGCCGCATGATGATCAAGTCTGTGTGGAAGAAGATTATTACAGCAAACTAA
- the LOC129838765 gene encoding angiopoietin-4-like isoform X2 — translation MDKMWNRIIFCGLVVCLICLTEQTQGQKTPLVVQGTDCTQIKTLSPRATSGVYVIQPARVRFPFKVYCEMLADGGWTVFQKRTGAEVLFNKTWAEYEQGFGPLHKDHWLGLSKVFALTKGGRGLNSTMRVNLWDFEGGTAFAEYSNFRLGTEKESYKLNVGAYKGNAGDAIRGKYASIDQNGFGFSTTDKDNDGCSPCILFGDIAVDKCSFLDGGGWWYSRCGSASLNGDWHPAGEHIGWNSGLHWATWKGPAPYSTRASRMMIKSVWEKIIIAN, via the exons aTGGACAAAATGTGGAATAGGATTATTTTTTGTggactggtggtctgtctcatCTGCCTCACTGAACAGACTCAG GGCCAGAAAACACCTTTAGTTGTTCAAg GGACAGATTGCACACAGATCAAAACTCTCTCCCCTCGAGCCACCAGTGGAGTGTATGTCATTCAACCTGCAAGAGTCAGATTCCCCTTTAAG GTGTATTGTGAGATGCTGGCAGACGGAGGCTGGACAGTCTTTCAAAAGCGCACTGGGGCAGAGGTTCTTTTCAACAAGACGTGGGCTGAATACGAACAAGGCTTTGGGCCTTTACATA AGGACCACTGGCTTGGTCTGAGTAAGGTGTTTGCTCTAACCAAGGGGGGCCGGGGGCTGAACTCGACTATGCGGGTCAACCTGTGGGACTTTGAAGGTGGCACTGCCTTCGCTGAGTACAGCAACTTCCGTCTGGGCACGGAGAAGGAGAGCTATAAGCTGAACGTTGGAGCCTACAAGGGCAACGCAG GTGATGCCATCCGTGGGAAATACGCCAGCATTGACCAGAACGGCTTTGGCTTCAGCACAACCGACAAGGACAATGACGGCTGCTCACCCTGCATCTTATTTGGCGACATCGCCGTGGACAAGTGCAGCTTCTTGGATGGAGGAGGGTGGTGGTACAGTCGCTGTGGTTCTGCCAGCCTGAACGGTGACTGGCACCCCGCCGGCGAACACATCGGCTGGAACTCTGGCCTCCACTGGGCGACCTGGAAAGGACCTGCCCCATACTCAACCCGAGCCAGCCGCATGATGATAAAGTCTGTGTGGGAGAAGATTATTATAGCAAACTAA
- the LOC129838765 gene encoding angiopoietin-4-like isoform X1 — MLIALSLSLRKMDKMWNRIIFCGLVVCLICLTEQTQGQKTPLVVQGTDCTQIKTLSPRATSGVYVIQPARVRFPFKVYCEMLADGGWTVFQKRTGAEVLFNKTWAEYEQGFGPLHKDHWLGLSKVFALTKGGRGLNSTMRVNLWDFEGGTAFAEYSNFRLGTEKESYKLNVGAYKGNAGDAIRGKYASIDQNGFGFSTTDKDNDGCSPCILFGDIAVDKCSFLDGGGWWYSRCGSASLNGDWHPAGEHIGWNSGLHWATWKGPAPYSTRASRMMIKSVWEKIIIAN; from the exons ATGTTAAtcgctttatctctctctctcagaaaaaTGGACAAAATGTGGAATAGGATTATTTTTTGTggactggtggtctgtctcatCTGCCTCACTGAACAGACTCAG GGCCAGAAAACACCTTTAGTTGTTCAAg GGACAGATTGCACACAGATCAAAACTCTCTCCCCTCGAGCCACCAGTGGAGTGTATGTCATTCAACCTGCAAGAGTCAGATTCCCCTTTAAG GTGTATTGTGAGATGCTGGCAGACGGAGGCTGGACAGTCTTTCAAAAGCGCACTGGGGCAGAGGTTCTTTTCAACAAGACGTGGGCTGAATACGAACAAGGCTTTGGGCCTTTACATA AGGACCACTGGCTTGGTCTGAGTAAGGTGTTTGCTCTAACCAAGGGGGGCCGGGGGCTGAACTCGACTATGCGGGTCAACCTGTGGGACTTTGAAGGTGGCACTGCCTTCGCTGAGTACAGCAACTTCCGTCTGGGCACGGAGAAGGAGAGCTATAAGCTGAACGTTGGAGCCTACAAGGGCAACGCAG GTGATGCCATCCGTGGGAAATACGCCAGCATTGACCAGAACGGCTTTGGCTTCAGCACAACCGACAAGGACAATGACGGCTGCTCACCCTGCATCTTATTTGGCGACATCGCCGTGGACAAGTGCAGCTTCTTGGATGGAGGAGGGTGGTGGTACAGTCGCTGTGGTTCTGCCAGCCTGAACGGTGACTGGCACCCCGCCGGCGAACACATCGGCTGGAACTCTGGCCTCCACTGGGCGACCTGGAAAGGACCTGCCCCATACTCAACCCGAGCCAGCCGCATGATGATAAAGTCTGTGTGGGAGAAGATTATTATAGCAAACTAA